From the genome of candidate division TA06 bacterium:
CATCGTGCTGGAGAAGATACCGCACCAGGTGGCCAAGCGGGTCTCGGAGAGCCTGACCATCCCCACCATCGGCATCGGGGCCGGGCCGCACTGCGACGGGCAGATCCTGGTGGTGGACGACATGGACGGGAGGTTCGAGGACTTCGTGCCCAAGTTCGTGAGGCAATATGCCCACATAGCCAAGGACATGAGGCAGGCCTTCAAGGGGTACATCGGGGATGTGAAAGGGAAGAGTTTTCCGAACATGGAGGAGAGTTTCTCGGAGGAGTGACCGCTGCCACCAAGACACTAAGACACCAAGAACTCATTACCTGTAGTCTGTATTCACTATACAGTATTCAGTATAGTTCCGAATGAAAGTAGTTAAGACCATAAAACAAGTCAGGCAGATCATTGCTTTTCAGAAGAAGCAGGACAAGCGGGTCGGCTTTGTGCCCACCATGGGAGCGTTGCACGAAGGGCACCTGTCATTGATACGGCTGGCCAGGAAGAATTCCGACTTCGTCGTGGTATCCATTTTTGTGAACCCAACCCAGTTCGGACCGAAGGAAGATTTCAAGAAATATCCCCGGGACCTTAAAAAGGATGCGGCGCTCTGCCAGACCGCAGGGGCGGACCTTATATTCGCGCCCGCGCCGGAAGAGATATATCCCAAGAACTTTTCCACCTACGTCAACGTAGAGCACCTGACCGAGGGGCTGTGCGGGGCCTCCAGGCCCGGGCATTTCCGGGGCGTGGCCACGGTAGTCAGCAAGCTGTTTAACATCGTCCAACCTGACACAGCGGTCTTCGGGCAGAAGGACGCCCAGCAGCTGGCAGTGATCAGGCGAATGACGGCGGACCTGGACCTGCCGGTCAAGATCATAGGAGCGCCGATAGTGCGGGAAGGGGACGGTCTGGCCATGAGCTCGCGCAATGCGTATCTGACCCCGGAGGAACGCAAGCAGGCTGTGGCTTTGAACCGGGCGCTGAAGCTGGCGGGGCTAAAAGTTAGAAACGGAGTAAAGGATGTAAAGGTAATAAAGGCGGAGATGATCAAGTTGCTGAAGCGCGATGCCCCGCTGGGGGAAATTGATTACATTGAGATAGTGGATAATGAGACTTTGAAGCCTGTAAAAATAATTAAGAAGAATGTATTTATTGCTTTGGCGGTGATATTCCCAAATGCAAGGTTGATAGATAATATTATCGTTTGATGTAAATGATAAAAGAAATTAGCTCAAGGTATAAATAAAATGAAAATTGGTACATTTCAATTTGCGGGCAGTCATAATATTGAAAACAACTACTTAGCTATCATTCGCGGAATAAATAAAGCCGTTGAACAGAATGTGGAAGTGTTGTTGATGCAAGAATGCGCTTTATGCGGGTATTATGAGCAAATGATAAAGGACGAAAGCATCTATGACCTTAAGAAGCAGGATACATATCAAGAAAAAATACAACAAGCGATCGACAAAACGAATATTACCCTGATATTTGGCAGAGTACAGAAATGGGAACACCAAATTTATAACGCAGTAGCAATTTTGCATAAAAACAAAAACTGCTCATATTATGCTAAAAGGGCATTATGGGGATGGGATAAAAATAATTTTTCCAGAGGTACTGAAAAAGGTTTTTTTAATGTCGGGAATATCAGATATGCCACAAGGATATGCTACGAAACGGAATTTCCAGAATACTTCAGGGAACTGTTCAACGAAAAAATACCAATCGCACTTATCAGTTATGCCTATACGGGCCATGAGGACGATCTCGACAAGTATGATTTGACCAAGGGGCATTTGCGAACCAGGGCTTTGGAAAATTCAATTTTTGTTGTTTCGGCGAACGATATCTCAAGGTATCAATTGGGGCCGACGGCCATAATAAACCCCTCTGGAAGAATTGTTAAGATTGCATCACGAACCGAAGAAGAATTATTAGTATTCGATTATGAAGATTACCCTATGACTTTTGGCCGACAAGGAATCATAGAGAATTCC
Proteins encoded in this window:
- a CDS encoding pantoate--beta-alanine ligase, coding for MKVVKTIKQVRQIIAFQKKQDKRVGFVPTMGALHEGHLSLIRLARKNSDFVVVSIFVNPTQFGPKEDFKKYPRDLKKDAALCQTAGADLIFAPAPEEIYPKNFSTYVNVEHLTEGLCGASRPGHFRGVATVVSKLFNIVQPDTAVFGQKDAQQLAVIRRMTADLDLPVKIIGAPIVREGDGLAMSSRNAYLTPEERKQAVALNRALKLAGLKVRNGVKDVKVIKAEMIKLLKRDAPLGEIDYIEIVDNETLKPVKIIKKNVFIALAVIFPNARLIDNIIV
- a CDS encoding carbon-nitrogen hydrolase family protein → MKIGTFQFAGSHNIENNYLAIIRGINKAVEQNVEVLLMQECALCGYYEQMIKDESIYDLKKQDTYQEKIQQAIDKTNITLIFGRVQKWEHQIYNAVAILHKNKNCSYYAKRALWGWDKNNFSRGTEKGFFNVGNIRYATRICYETEFPEYFRELFNEKIPIALISYAYTGHEDDLDKYDLTKGHLRTRALENSIFVVSANDISRYQLGPTAIINPSGRIVKIASRTEEELLVFDYEDYPMTFGRQGIIENSEYVLKKGK